In Candidatus Mycalebacterium zealandia, one DNA window encodes the following:
- the glyQ gene encoding glycine--tRNA ligase subunit alpha → MTFQKLILSLQDFWAKQGCMIVQPGDTEKGAGTFNPHTFLRCLGPEPWKAAYVEPCRRPTDGRYGDNPNRLQHYYQFQVLIKPSPENILEMYLKSLKSFGIDPMKHDIRFVEDDWESPTLGAWGLGWEVWLDGMEITQFTYFQQAGGVDLDPVSAEITYGTERIAMYLQEVDNVFDLEWDGGISYGEIHKESEFEFSTYNFEMSDRKMLTDLFKQFGGECEKLANAGLPLPAYEYCMKCSHVFNLLDARGAVGIAERENYIAKVRTLAAACSQAWLRKREELGFPLLAAGKTKR, encoded by the coding sequence ATGACCTTTCAAAAACTCATACTTTCACTTCAAGATTTCTGGGCAAAACAGGGTTGTATGATTGTGCAGCCGGGCGACACGGAAAAAGGCGCGGGAACCTTTAACCCGCACACTTTTCTGCGCTGCCTCGGGCCCGAGCCGTGGAAAGCGGCTTATGTGGAGCCGTGCAGAAGGCCTACGGACGGCAGATACGGCGACAACCCCAACCGGCTTCAGCACTACTACCAGTTTCAAGTGCTGATAAAGCCGTCTCCCGAAAACATTCTGGAGATGTATCTCAAATCGCTTAAATCATTCGGCATAGACCCGATGAAGCACGACATACGGTTTGTTGAAGACGACTGGGAATCACCGACACTTGGCGCGTGGGGGCTGGGCTGGGAAGTCTGGCTGGACGGAATGGAAATTACACAGTTCACCTATTTTCAGCAGGCGGGCGGCGTTGACCTTGACCCGGTATCGGCTGAAATAACTTACGGAACGGAAAGAATCGCGATGTATTTGCAGGAAGTTGACAACGTTTTTGATCTGGAATGGGACGGCGGAATTTCCTACGGTGAAATACACAAGGAAAGCGAGTTTGAGTTTTCAACCTATAACTTTGAGATGTCAGACCGCAAAATGCTAACGGATTTATTCAAGCAGTTCGGAGGAGAATGCGAAAAACTCGCGAACGCCGGTCTGCCTCTTCCCGCCTATGAATACTGCATGAAGTGTTCGCATGTTTTTAATCTGCTTGACGCGCGCGGCGCGGTGGGAATTGCCGAGCGGGAGAACTACATCGCGAAGGTGCGCACTCTGGCGGCGGCTTGCTCTCAGGCGTGGCTCAGAAAACGCGAAGAGTTGGGATTTCCCCTGCTCGCCGCCGGAAAAACGAAACGATGA
- a CDS encoding type II secretion system protein GspE — MMSKQFSAGGFRGAENSPVRMDTRIDSDLLAAFPENFVREHGAIPVYRKNGKVIVAVAPGAAPEVLDYVKFRYGSSADFVPVSSDTVQNLIEKNYGAGDESGVFSKDSIRGVIEEVARVSSGAYALRADADFSISSPVVRLAGSIIEEAFSKRASDVHLEPYEEGLRVRYRIDGVLYVFHRLPIEIAPILTSRIKVMCELDIAEKRRAQQGQMNFRTSRGDDFECRVSVVPVTFGEKIAIRILDKGPLNFSLKQLGFEDSQLADFEKAVRAENGMVLIAGPTGSGKTTTLYSVLEEIKSEQINIVTAEDPIEYNLSGINQVQIRENIGLTFSECLRNFLRQDPDVILVGEIRDSKTADIAVKASLTGHLMFSTIHTSDALSSVVRLLDMGIEPFLVASSLHAVVAQRLVRVICPSCKKPAAVNSAALKSAGISEKQCPADAVYESAGCDNCSSTGYRGREAVYEVAVVDSELKEMIARRASLSEMRRWAADKGINTMRRNAIRKLALGITTLEEVVKNTPPDSNKEA; from the coding sequence ATGATGAGTAAACAGTTTTCCGCAGGCGGTTTCCGCGGGGCAGAAAATAGCCCGGTGAGAATGGACACGAGGATAGATTCTGATTTACTTGCGGCGTTTCCGGAGAACTTTGTCCGTGAGCACGGAGCGATTCCCGTTTACAGAAAAAACGGCAAAGTGATTGTGGCGGTCGCGCCCGGCGCGGCTCCCGAAGTGCTGGACTATGTAAAGTTCCGCTACGGAAGCAGTGCGGATTTTGTGCCCGTTTCTTCCGACACCGTTCAAAACCTCATAGAAAAAAACTACGGAGCCGGGGACGAGTCGGGTGTTTTTAGCAAAGATTCCATACGCGGTGTGATTGAGGAAGTGGCGCGCGTTTCGAGTGGCGCATATGCGCTTCGCGCGGACGCCGATTTTTCAATCTCCTCCCCGGTTGTCCGGCTTGCCGGTTCCATTATTGAGGAGGCGTTTTCCAAAAGAGCAAGTGATGTGCATCTTGAGCCGTATGAAGAGGGACTCAGGGTCAGATACAGAATTGACGGCGTGCTCTACGTTTTTCACCGTCTTCCCATTGAAATCGCCCCAATTCTAACCTCCAGAATCAAGGTTATGTGCGAACTGGATATCGCTGAGAAAAGGCGCGCTCAGCAGGGACAGATGAATTTCCGGACTTCGCGCGGAGACGATTTTGAATGCAGGGTTTCGGTTGTGCCCGTAACTTTTGGCGAGAAAATAGCCATACGTATTCTTGACAAAGGCCCTCTCAATTTCAGTCTCAAACAGCTGGGATTTGAAGATTCGCAACTCGCCGATTTTGAAAAAGCTGTCAGAGCCGAAAACGGAATGGTGCTTATTGCGGGTCCCACGGGGAGTGGAAAAACCACGACCCTTTACTCCGTTCTTGAGGAGATAAAAAGCGAGCAGATTAACATCGTTACCGCAGAGGACCCGATTGAATACAACTTGAGTGGAATAAATCAGGTGCAGATACGCGAGAACATCGGGCTTACTTTCTCCGAATGCCTGCGGAATTTTCTGCGGCAGGATCCCGATGTGATTCTGGTTGGCGAAATCAGGGATTCCAAAACCGCCGACATCGCCGTCAAAGCGTCTCTCACGGGGCATCTGATGTTTTCCACAATCCACACCTCGGACGCGCTTTCGTCTGTCGTCCGCCTGCTTGACATGGGCATTGAGCCGTTTCTTGTCGCGTCTTCTCTTCACGCCGTTGTCGCGCAACGGCTTGTGCGGGTCATTTGCCCCTCCTGCAAAAAGCCCGCCGCCGTAAACTCCGCCGCCCTTAAGTCTGCCGGCATATCCGAAAAGCAATGTCCCGCAGACGCGGTGTATGAGAGCGCGGGTTGCGACAACTGCTCCTCAACCGGATACAGGGGGAGGGAGGCGGTTTATGAAGTCGCCGTTGTTGATTCAGAACTCAAAGAGATGATAGCCCGCCGGGCGTCTCTGAGCGAGATGCGGCGGTGGGCGGCGGACAAGGGGATAAACACGATGAGGCGGAACGCGATTCGCAAACTCGCGCTCGGAATAACAACACTTGAAGAGGTGGTGAAGAACACTCCGCCCGATTCAAACAAGGAGGCATAG
- a CDS encoding amino acid permease, with the protein MSEDSKKLKKELGVKDIFALAAGTSLSAGFFLLPGFAASEYGLGSSVVIAYLVAVFALIPVVFSIAELSTAMPRAGGAYYFIDRSLGPLFGTVGGIGSWLALVLKSGFALIGMGFYIALFFPQYSEHIVPISILASIALGLINWISAKSSGEFQKWLVGVLVLILAVFVSGGVTKIEPSNLSTFFDFPAQALLSTSAMVYISYAGITKVTSLSEEVKDPERTIPLGMFYALGVSVLVYGLGTLVMVGVIPLGGLLGNPTLAADAAQAIFGETGLYLISLAAIAAFISVANAGILTASRYPLAMSRDDIIPRVFAKISHNGTPIYSLILTVVFISLILVFLDPAKIVKLASAFQLFVFAILCFSVIVMRESRIEGYDPGYRSPFYPWMQIAGVVSSLWLFSSVGISSKLFTAVVVVVCMLWYRLYIRKKLKRDGAIFHMFENLGRSRYGGLDTELRGILKEKGLRKDDPFDRLMAGSAVIDLENKDGVDFETVVNMASEEFGRRIKRFGSRELERRFIHGAGVGITPVTEEGVALPHLRLDGIDKMEIVMVRSCAGVQMPPDPESPGLQVPKARALFFLISPSDDTNLHLRILARMASIVEAQGFFTDWLSAAGEDDLRAIFTRSEQIITVNIGKWDSAAHSLTGKPLKDSRLPQGCLVALVRRGGQTVVPGPLTILEEGDSVTFVGEPEAIEELKTKYLRGAD; encoded by the coding sequence ATGTCTGAAGATTCAAAAAAACTGAAAAAAGAACTTGGCGTGAAAGACATTTTCGCTCTCGCGGCGGGCACGAGTTTGAGCGCGGGATTCTTCCTTCTCCCCGGATTTGCGGCGAGTGAATACGGGCTTGGTTCATCGGTTGTTATTGCGTATCTGGTTGCGGTTTTTGCGCTCATTCCGGTCGTTTTCAGCATAGCCGAACTCTCAACCGCCATGCCCAGGGCGGGCGGCGCCTATTACTTTATTGACCGCTCTCTGGGTCCTCTTTTCGGCACTGTCGGCGGCATTGGAAGCTGGCTTGCGCTTGTTCTTAAATCCGGTTTTGCGCTCATAGGAATGGGCTTTTATATTGCGCTCTTTTTCCCCCAATACAGTGAACACATTGTGCCTATTTCAATTTTGGCGTCAATCGCTCTGGGCTTGATTAACTGGATCAGCGCGAAGTCAAGCGGCGAGTTTCAAAAATGGCTTGTCGGTGTGCTTGTTCTAATTCTCGCGGTCTTCGTTTCGGGCGGCGTTACAAAGATTGAGCCTTCAAATCTTTCAACATTTTTTGATTTTCCCGCGCAGGCGCTTTTGTCCACCTCGGCAATGGTTTACATCAGTTACGCGGGGATAACGAAGGTTACAAGTCTGTCCGAAGAGGTGAAAGATCCCGAAAGAACAATTCCGCTCGGAATGTTCTACGCGCTTGGCGTTTCGGTTCTCGTTTACGGACTTGGAACTCTGGTGATGGTCGGTGTAATTCCGCTCGGAGGGCTTCTTGGAAACCCGACTCTTGCCGCCGATGCCGCGCAGGCGATTTTTGGCGAAACGGGTCTCTACCTGATTTCGCTCGCGGCAATTGCGGCGTTTATTTCAGTCGCCAACGCGGGAATTCTCACCGCGTCACGCTATCCCCTCGCAATGAGTCGCGATGACATTATACCGCGCGTTTTCGCGAAAATTTCGCACAACGGCACTCCCATTTACAGCCTGATTCTCACGGTCGTGTTCATATCTCTCATTCTCGTGTTTCTTGACCCCGCGAAGATTGTAAAACTCGCCAGCGCGTTCCAGCTTTTTGTTTTCGCCATTCTGTGTTTTTCGGTCATCGTGATGCGGGAAAGCAGGATTGAGGGTTACGACCCCGGATACAGGTCGCCGTTTTATCCCTGGATGCAAATTGCGGGGGTTGTGTCATCGCTATGGCTGTTTTCAAGCGTGGGAATTTCCTCAAAACTGTTCACTGCCGTGGTCGTGGTCGTGTGCATGCTGTGGTACCGGCTTTACATTCGCAAAAAACTCAAAAGGGACGGCGCGATATTCCATATGTTTGAGAATCTGGGACGCTCAAGATACGGGGGGCTGGACACCGAACTCAGGGGAATACTCAAAGAGAAGGGGTTGAGAAAAGACGACCCGTTTGACCGCCTTATGGCCGGAAGCGCGGTGATTGATTTGGAGAATAAGGACGGAGTTGATTTTGAGACGGTCGTGAACATGGCGTCCGAGGAATTCGGAAGGCGAATAAAGAGGTTCGGTTCGCGCGAACTTGAGCGGCGTTTTATACATGGCGCCGGTGTCGGCATAACGCCCGTTACCGAAGAAGGAGTCGCGCTTCCGCATTTACGGCTTGACGGGATTGACAAAATGGAAATTGTGATGGTCCGTTCGTGCGCCGGAGTTCAAATGCCTCCCGACCCGGAGTCGCCCGGCCTGCAAGTGCCGAAAGCCAGAGCGCTGTTTTTCCTCATCAGTCCGTCCGATGACACGAATCTGCACTTAAGAATACTCGCGAGAATGGCCAGTATTGTTGAAGCGCAGGGCTTTTTTACTGACTGGCTGTCCGCCGCCGGAGAGGATGACCTGCGGGCGATATTCACTCGCAGCGAGCAGATAATCACCGTTAATATCGGAAAGTGGGACAGCGCGGCGCATTCGCTCACGGGTAAGCCGCTTAAAGATTCGCGGCTTCCGCAAGGATGTCTGGTCGCCCTTGTGAGGCGCGGCGGACAGACCGTTGTTCCGGGTCCGCTCACAATTCTTGAAGAAGGCGATTCGGTAACTTTTGTCGGCGAGCCCGAAGCGATTGAAGAGTTGAAAACAAAATACTTGAGAGGGGCGGACTGA
- a CDS encoding HAD-IA family hydrolase, protein MRYEVVIFDLDGTLIDSVADIAHAANMSLSANGFAERGLDEYRFFIGEGAAAMMKKALPDGASAEQVNKCVESFMIFYRRAFDIHTKLYDGIAEALSVLCSKSVKVAVLSNKPQEMTSKIAQTLLSRWEFSEVVGHGEGTPRKPDPAGALGVCGRIGVEVEKAALVGDSAIDMETAVSAGMLPVGVLWGFRGRDELESAGARHLIESPAELEAILG, encoded by the coding sequence TTGAGATACGAAGTCGTAATTTTTGACCTTGACGGAACGCTTATAGATTCCGTTGCCGACATTGCGCACGCCGCCAACATGTCTTTAAGCGCGAACGGGTTTGCCGAACGCGGGCTTGACGAATACAGGTTTTTTATCGGCGAAGGCGCGGCGGCGATGATGAAAAAAGCGCTTCCTGACGGCGCGTCCGCGGAGCAGGTGAACAAGTGCGTTGAGAGTTTTATGATTTTTTACCGGCGCGCTTTTGACATCCACACGAAACTTTATGACGGAATTGCCGAGGCGCTTTCCGTCCTTTGCTCAAAAAGTGTGAAGGTTGCCGTTCTTTCCAACAAACCGCAGGAAATGACTTCAAAAATCGCGCAGACACTTCTTTCGCGGTGGGAATTTTCCGAAGTCGTCGGGCACGGAGAGGGCACTCCCAGAAAGCCCGACCCCGCAGGCGCGCTGGGCGTTTGCGGACGCATAGGGGTTGAGGTGGAAAAAGCCGCACTTGTTGGAGATTCCGCGATAGACATGGAAACGGCGGTGTCTGCGGGGATGCTTCCGGTGGGTGTGCTGTGGGGATTCAGAGGCAGGGATGAACTTGAATCCGCGGGCGCGCGGCATCTCATTGAAAGCCCCGCCGAACTTGAAGCCATATTAGGATAG
- a CDS encoding 5-(carboxyamino)imidazole ribonucleotide synthase, with product MNRTGTGGIKTRLGILGGGQLGKMLCLAAGRWNLPTLVLDPSPDCPAAGVCSEFIQGDFRNSEDVLRFGRSADALTIEIEHVNTEALKQLAAEGVQTNPSPEIISLIQDKGIQKQFYRKNGIASPEFALFDSAREIREAVSGGGAEIPFVQKLRTSGYDGRGIFIVRSESDLENLLDGPSVVEELIDVEKELSVIVARSASGETVCFPPVEMMFNSEANLVEFLACPVSDVDPGALNKAEKVAVEIAQALDLRGIIAVEIFLSSGGEILVNESAPRPHNSGHHTIESCVTSQYEQCLRAVLGLPLGDTNLKNPSVMVNLLGEPGHEGDAVYEGLEECMKVNGANFHIYGKKHTKPFRKMGHVTVVDKNLESAFEKARFIKQNLRVVS from the coding sequence ATGAACCGAACCGGCACAGGCGGCATAAAAACACGGCTCGGAATTCTCGGCGGCGGACAGCTTGGCAAGATGCTGTGCCTCGCGGCGGGCAGATGGAATCTGCCGACTCTTGTTCTTGACCCTTCCCCCGACTGTCCGGCGGCGGGCGTGTGTTCGGAGTTTATTCAAGGGGATTTCAGAAATTCTGAAGACGTTCTGCGCTTCGGGCGCTCCGCAGACGCGCTCACCATAGAAATAGAACATGTGAACACGGAAGCGTTGAAGCAACTCGCGGCGGAGGGAGTGCAGACAAATCCTTCGCCGGAAATTATCTCTCTCATACAGGACAAAGGGATTCAGAAACAGTTTTACCGGAAAAATGGAATCGCTTCGCCGGAATTTGCGCTTTTTGACTCCGCACGCGAAATAAGGGAAGCCGTCTCCGGTGGCGGGGCTGAAATCCCGTTTGTGCAGAAACTCCGCACAAGTGGTTATGACGGGCGCGGCATATTTATCGTGCGCTCCGAATCAGACCTTGAGAACCTGCTTGACGGACCTTCGGTTGTTGAGGAATTGATTGACGTGGAAAAGGAGCTGTCCGTTATTGTGGCGCGGAGCGCAAGCGGCGAAACGGTCTGTTTCCCGCCCGTTGAGATGATGTTCAATTCCGAGGCGAATCTTGTGGAATTTCTCGCGTGTCCGGTTTCAGATGTTGACCCCGGGGCACTCAACAAAGCGGAAAAAGTCGCGGTTGAAATCGCGCAAGCGCTTGATTTACGAGGAATAATTGCGGTTGAGATTTTTCTTTCGTCCGGCGGCGAAATTCTGGTGAATGAGTCCGCGCCGCGCCCGCACAACAGCGGTCATCACACAATAGAGTCGTGCGTCACTTCACAATATGAGCAGTGCCTGCGGGCGGTTCTTGGGCTTCCGCTTGGAGACACAAACCTCAAAAACCCATCCGTTATGGTGAACCTTCTCGGAGAGCCGGGGCATGAGGGAGATGCGGTTTACGAGGGGTTGGAGGAATGTATGAAAGTGAACGGGGCGAATTTTCACATCTACGGCAAAAAGCACACAAAGCCGTTCAGGAAGATGGGGCACGTTACGGTTGTTGACAAAAATCTTGAGAGCGCCTTTGAAAAAGCGCGTTTTATTAAACAAAATCTACGTGTGGTGTCATGA
- the purE gene encoding 5-(carboxyamino)imidazole ribonucleotide mutase translates to MSKPVASIVMGSDSDLEVMKEAAAFLEETGVATEVTIVSAHRTPERLFDFAKKAHERGIEVIIAGAGGAAHLPGMIASISPLPVIGVPINSSNSIDGVDSVLSILQMPSGVPVATVAVDGGKNAGILAAEILAVKDGKLRKKLIEFKKSLADGVKKKFEKLEKEGYVEYLKGK, encoded by the coding sequence ATGAGTAAACCGGTTGCAAGCATTGTTATGGGGTCGGATTCCGACCTTGAAGTTATGAAAGAGGCGGCGGCGTTTCTGGAAGAGACGGGCGTTGCGACCGAAGTTACAATCGTGAGCGCCCACAGGACTCCCGAACGGCTTTTTGATTTCGCGAAAAAAGCGCATGAGCGCGGAATTGAGGTCATAATCGCCGGAGCGGGCGGCGCGGCGCATCTGCCGGGAATGATAGCGTCCATTTCGCCGCTTCCGGTAATCGGTGTGCCGATTAACTCGTCAAACTCAATTGACGGCGTGGATTCGGTTTTGTCCATTCTTCAAATGCCTTCGGGCGTGCCGGTTGCCACAGTTGCGGTTGACGGCGGAAAAAACGCCGGAATTCTCGCGGCGGAAATTCTCGCGGTCAAAGACGGCAAACTCAGAAAAAAACTGATTGAGTTCAAAAAATCCCTCGCGGACGGAGTTAAAAAGAAGTTTGAGAAGTTGGAAAAAGAGGGCTATGTGGAGTATTTGAAGGGGAAATGA
- a CDS encoding site-specific DNA-methyltransferase yields MDKLIEQYPTGKFDMVFADPPYFLSNGGISCHAGKMVKVDKGSWDKSKGAKLNHEFNLAWLSRCQKLLNPNGTIWVSGTHHVIHSIGYAMQQLRMKVLNDITWEKPNPPPNLSCRYFTHSTETVIWAAKNEKSKHNFHYKEMRQENCGKQMKTVWNMKAPGKEEKKFGKHPTQKPSSLLERIILASTNPNDLIFDPFAGSSTTGVAAVTNKRKFVGCELETNYIKTSTKRLKNAIKENNEKLNF; encoded by the coding sequence ATGGACAAATTGATTGAACAATACCCAACGGGCAAATTTGATATGGTTTTTGCCGATCCCCCATACTTTTTATCCAATGGAGGTATAAGTTGTCACGCTGGGAAAATGGTTAAAGTGGACAAGGGAAGTTGGGATAAATCTAAAGGAGCGAAATTGAATCACGAGTTCAATCTGGCGTGGTTATCAAGATGTCAGAAACTTCTTAACCCAAACGGCACAATCTGGGTGTCGGGAACACACCATGTTATCCATTCCATTGGTTACGCAATGCAACAGTTACGAATGAAGGTATTAAATGATATTACGTGGGAAAAACCGAACCCTCCTCCTAATCTGTCTTGCAGATATTTCACTCACTCAACAGAAACCGTGATCTGGGCGGCAAAAAATGAAAAATCCAAGCATAATTTTCATTATAAAGAAATGCGTCAGGAAAACTGCGGAAAGCAAATGAAAACCGTATGGAACATGAAAGCGCCTGGCAAGGAAGAAAAAAAGTTTGGAAAACACCCAACCCAGAAACCATCTTCATTGCTCGAACGAATTATTCTGGCAAGCACAAACCCGAATGATTTAATCTTTGACCCTTTTGCCGGAAGTTCAACAACCGGAGTAGCCGCCGTTACTAACAAAAGAAAATTTGTCGGTTGCGAACTGGAAACAAACTACATAAAAACATCGACAAAACGCCTGAAAAATGCAATAAAAGAAAACAACGAAAAACTGAATTTTTAA
- the cyoE gene encoding protoheme IX farnesyltransferase, which yields MKNPIREIVVSTVILSKPGIILSVVFTGFAGMVLSQKGIPAPGIALLGCLTLMASAAGAAIFNNFLDRKSDKLMNRLSARVSALERLGEENSVIVSWTMIAGATVASAIWINALNAFLIVLAAVSYTVLYTMFLKRNSPFGTVLGGIPGALPVLIGYTAIRPVIETEAIILFTFMMLWQPPHFWALAQKYSGEYEKAGIAVLPVAFGEKYTNILIILYSISLIPLTLIMSLMGITSGYFAAVALALGVYFNITVVKCAIANKGYEGAFGASIVYMLLIMTALIVDIAMRQREIDRLMEFV from the coding sequence ATGAAAAATCCCATCCGCGAAATAGTTGTTTCAACGGTAATCCTCTCAAAACCGGGAATTATCCTGAGCGTGGTGTTCACGGGATTTGCCGGAATGGTTTTGTCTCAAAAAGGCATTCCGGCGCCGGGTATCGCACTGCTGGGCTGTTTGACCCTCATGGCAAGCGCGGCGGGCGCGGCGATTTTCAACAACTTTCTTGACAGAAAATCCGACAAACTGATGAATCGGCTGAGCGCGAGAGTAAGCGCGCTTGAACGGCTCGGAGAGGAAAACTCCGTCATTGTTTCGTGGACTATGATAGCGGGCGCGACAGTTGCTTCCGCAATTTGGATAAACGCCCTCAACGCTTTTCTTATCGTGCTTGCCGCGGTGAGTTACACGGTTTTATACACAATGTTTTTGAAGCGCAATTCGCCGTTCGGCACAGTTCTGGGCGGAATTCCGGGAGCGTTGCCGGTTTTAATCGGATACACGGCAATACGCCCCGTGATAGAAACCGAGGCAATTATTCTTTTCACTTTTATGATGCTCTGGCAGCCGCCCCACTTCTGGGCGCTCGCGCAGAAATACAGCGGTGAATATGAAAAAGCGGGCATCGCCGTTCTGCCGGTCGCGTTCGGCGAAAAATACACAAACATTTTGATTATCCTTTATTCAATCTCCCTCATTCCGCTGACTCTGATTATGTCACTCATGGGCATAACTTCGGGCTACTTCGCCGCAGTCGCGCTCGCGCTGGGCGTTTATTTCAACATAACGGTCGTAAAATGCGCGATAGCAAACAAGGGATACGAAGGCGCGTTCGGCGCGTCAATCGTCTATATGTTGCTGATAATGACCGCGCTTATTGTGGATATCGCAATGAGACAAAGAGAGATTGATAGGTTGATGGAGTTTGTGTGA
- a CDS encoding cytochrome-c oxidase, with protein sequence MSTQENTQHDDHSHGIRQYVVVWITLMALTVLTVWSAGKDLGGYLNITVAMVIASVKAGIVALYFMHLKFEDKLTWVYAIYPLFLLFLLIGFTMFETFTRIPAVD encoded by the coding sequence ATGTCAACGCAAGAAAACACACAACACGACGACCACTCGCACGGAATACGGCAGTATGTGGTTGTGTGGATTACGCTTATGGCGCTAACCGTGCTAACGGTCTGGAGCGCGGGCAAAGATCTGGGCGGCTACCTGAACATAACAGTCGCGATGGTAATCGCTTCGGTCAAAGCGGGCATAGTCGCACTCTATTTTATGCATTTGAAATTTGAGGACAAACTCACCTGGGTTTACGCCATCTATCCGCTTTTTCTGCTTTTCCTCCTCATAGGATTCACAATGTTTGAAACCTTTACGCGCATTCCCGCGGTGGATTAA
- a CDS encoding cytochrome c oxidase subunit 3 family protein — translation MSDATHESHDLDPVTEYQSSKLGMWLFLGTEILLFGGLFAAYVLFRAKFPELFHESSLELNVTLGATNTIILIFSSLTMALAVVASKAGDTRKVLIYIAITIVCALAFGVNKYFEYGAKFDHHIYPDTNIFFALYFMMTGLHMIHVFVGIVLLVGIFVLARRRVFSAKYNTPVELVGLYWHLVDLIWIYLFPLLYLIG, via the coding sequence ATGTCTGACGCGACACACGAAAGCCACGACCTTGACCCGGTAACCGAATACCAGTCTTCCAAACTTGGAATGTGGCTTTTTCTCGGAACCGAGATTCTGCTTTTCGGCGGGCTCTTTGCCGCCTACGTGCTTTTCAGAGCAAAGTTTCCCGAACTTTTTCATGAAAGCAGTCTGGAACTTAACGTAACGCTCGGCGCAACGAACACGATTATTCTTATTTTCAGCAGTTTGACGATGGCTCTCGCGGTTGTGGCTTCAAAAGCCGGAGACACGCGCAAAGTCCTCATCTACATCGCAATAACGATAGTGTGCGCTCTGGCGTTCGGAGTAAACAAATACTTTGAATACGGCGCGAAGTTCGACCACCACATCTACCCGGACACGAACATATTTTTCGCCCTTTACTTCATGATGACCGGGTTGCATATGATTCACGTTTTTGTGGGAATTGTTCTACTGGTCGGGATTTTTGTTCTCGCGCGCAGGAGAGTTTTTAGCGCGAAATACAACACGCCGGTTGAGCTTGTGGGGCTTTACTGGCACCTTGTGGACCTGATTTGGATATACCTTTTTCCGTTGCTCTATCTCATTGGCTGA